The sequence TCGGTACTCCGCCGGCGCCGCCGATGCCGTCGTACGATCCGGCCGGTTCGTCCGCGAAGGCGTTCGAGCTCTACGACGCGAACAAGGACGGGAAGATTAACGGCAAGGAGCTGGAGAAATCCGCGTCCTTGACCTTCGCGCTGGATGAACTGGATATCAACGGCGACAAGGCCATCGACAACGCGGAACTCACCGGACGTTTGCAGACGTACGTTGACATGGGCGTGGCACGCAAGTTGTTCACCGCGCAACTGGTGCTGGACGACGCACCGCTGGGAGAGGCGGAAGTGAAGTTGATCCCGGAAGAATTCATGCTCGGCGCGGTGACCGAAGGCATCGGCGTGTCGGATGCCGTCGGCATGGTCGTGGTTTCCGCGCCTGACGTCGATCCACCCGGCCTCGGCGTTGGCTTCTACCGCGTGCAGGTGTCGAAGAAAGACGCCGCGGGGAAAGAGATGGTGCCGGCGAAGTTCAACGCGGATACGACGCTCGGCATCGAACTGCCCGCCTCGACGCGGATGCGGACTTCGAGCATGCGTACAATTCAGATGAAGCGGTAGCTCGGTTCGCCGGAACTCAGGCTCCGGTCGCTCCGCGAAATTCGCCAGATCACCGGCGAACGTGACGAGTTTTTTGAATGCGCCAGGCGCGGCTCAGTTGTGAACCCAGCGATTCAGACTGCACCAGAACAGGATATTGGCGCAAACCACGAGTGCTGAGTAGATCATCACACGACGAAGGTCCGACGTCTGCCTGAGACGGAAGATTCTGCCACGATCCGCTGCATAGTGATTGGACATGCTGCTCCGATAATGGGCGAGTTGCACCGAATGAGTGCGCCGACGAAGAGTAGCGGCCTTGGTCGCTGATTTAAGACTACGTCACAAACGCTCGGGACGGACCGATTCCAGGGGTTGTGCCGCGAAAACGTCGTGATCGGGCGAGTCCGCCGCCTTCAAGACGTCTCCAACGGACCGCCTGATGTCCGCCTGCCGACCTGGAGTAAGATGGTGGCAACCCCGCCCCAGTTCTTCCTGTCCGGGCAACCGCCCTACGAAGGGGCGGCCACGAGCTGGGCGGCCGGTGTCTGACCTTCTTGGATGATTGCAGTTGTCGCTATGCCGCTGATCTCGATTAAGGAGCTCCAGATCGGCTTTCGCGGACCGCCGTTGCTGGACAACGTTTCGTGCCAGATTGAGCCAGGCGAGCGCATTGGTTTGCTGGGGCGCAACGGCGCCGGGAAGTCCACGTTTCTTCGCATCCTGTCCGGCGATGTGGAGCCGGATTCCGGACAAGTCGCGTTTGCTACCGGGGCCAAGGTCTCCCTTCTGTCTCAAGACATTCCGCAGGGCGTTTCAGGCCGCGTCATGGACGTGGTGATCCAAGGCATTCATTCGACGGAACCGGCGGACGCCTGGCAGGTCGAACAGCGCGCGACACAACTGCTGGCGCGCATGGAACTGCCGACGGAAGTCGCCTTCGACTCGCTGTCGTCGGGCATGAAGCGTCGCGTATTGCTCGCGCGTTCGCTGGTAACCGATCCAGACGTTTTGCTGCTGGATGAGCCGACGAACCATCTCGACGTGGAAGCCATCACGTGGCTCGAAGAGTTTCTCGCCCGCTGTCGCACGACGTTGATCTTCGTCACGCACGATCGCAGGTTTTTGCGCAACCTCGCCACGCGGATTCTCGAAATCGATCGAGGCCGGCTCTTCGACTGGTCGTGCGACTACGAGACGTTTCTGA comes from Planctomycetia bacterium and encodes:
- a CDS encoding ATP-binding cassette domain-containing protein; translated protein: MPLISIKELQIGFRGPPLLDNVSCQIEPGERIGLLGRNGAGKSTFLRILSGDVEPDSGQVAFATGAKVSLLSQDIPQGVSGRVMDVVIQGIHSTEPADAWQVEQRATQLLARMELPTEVAFDSLSSGMKRRVLLARSLVTDPDVLLLDEPTNHLDVEAITWLEEFLARCRTTLIFVTHDRRFLRNLATRILEIDRGRLFDWSCDYETFLIRKVDALAAEEKQNALFDKRLAEEEVWIRQGVKARRTRNEGRVRALEAMRLARSERQSQTSAARIDIQEGNRSGTLVAAAAALAFSYGDREVFRDFSTSVMRGDKIGVMG